The Thermococcus thermotolerans genome contains a region encoding:
- a CDS encoding ribose 1,5-bisphosphate isomerase: MPVVKEVLEIAEEIRDMRIRGAGKIARSAAYALQIQAEKSRAADVDEFWKEMKQAAKILYETRPTAVSLPNALRYVMHRGKVAYADGADLDQLKFIIINAAKEFIHNSEKAIERIGEMGAKRIEDGDVIMTHCHSKAAISVMKTAFEQGKDIKVIVTETRPKWQGKLTAKELASYGIPVIYVVDSAARHYMKMTDKVVMGADSITVNGAVINKIGTALIALTAKEHRIWTMIAAETYKFHPETMLGQLVEIEMRDPYEVIPKEELETWPKNIEVWNPAFDVTPPEYIDVIITERGIIPPSAAIDILKEEFGWALKYTEPWED, translated from the coding sequence ATGCCGGTAGTGAAGGAAGTGCTTGAAATTGCGGAGGAGATTAGGGACATGAGAATAAGGGGAGCTGGCAAAATTGCCAGGTCAGCGGCCTATGCACTCCAGATACAGGCCGAGAAGAGCAGAGCGGCGGACGTTGACGAGTTCTGGAAGGAGATGAAGCAGGCCGCAAAGATACTCTACGAGACCAGGCCGACTGCGGTTTCCCTCCCGAATGCGCTCCGCTACGTCATGCACCGCGGGAAAGTTGCCTACGCCGACGGTGCCGACCTCGACCAGCTGAAGTTCATAATCATAAACGCGGCCAAGGAGTTCATCCACAACTCCGAGAAGGCCATCGAGAGGATAGGCGAGATGGGGGCGAAGCGCATAGAGGACGGCGACGTCATAATGACCCACTGCCACAGCAAGGCTGCCATAAGCGTCATGAAAACCGCATTCGAGCAGGGTAAGGACATAAAGGTCATAGTCACCGAGACAAGGCCCAAATGGCAGGGCAAGCTCACCGCCAAGGAGCTGGCCAGCTACGGCATTCCGGTAATCTATGTCGTTGATAGCGCCGCGAGGCACTACATGAAGATGACCGATAAGGTGGTTATGGGAGCTGACAGCATAACGGTCAACGGGGCGGTCATAAACAAGATTGGAACCGCTTTGATAGCCCTCACCGCCAAGGAGCACAGGATATGGACCATGATTGCAGCAGAAACCTACAAGTTCCACCCTGAGACGATGCTCGGTCAGCTGGTCGAGATAGAGATGCGCGATCCCTACGAGGTCATCCCGAAGGAGGAGCTTGAAACCTGGCCGAAGAACATCGAGGTCTGGAATCCAGCGTTCGACGTTACTCCTCCAGAGTACATCGACGTCATCATAACCGAGCGTGGAATAATCCCGCCGAGCGCGGCAATAGACATCCTCAAGGAGGAGTTCGGCTGGGCCCTCAAGTACACCGAGCCCTGGGAGGACTGA
- a CDS encoding C39 family peptidase, whose protein sequence is MTAAPVDKPEAVPLATVKALAVRELHKFPEFNGAVPTNPTPLYFPDGRLAAYEFRMVKNGKTIGYIIVSANRNLPPAILEAGFGKKTPSDMMKELAARKGVKTYRFAYFSGLNYGILAGAKVVDMKGREYRKPEKYILQTGAYAGSWDTATQYTTQAATLIDQKVLWDVPRWTESDPGGASDSLPPGANSIGQISTLANSYDYIGPNADPWDDWDGCAPIAASMIIGYYEIQYRDSWYKEAVIDILHETMLTDDGGWTSTSNIGRGIENFYNRAMYLHSEGVLYYAPHYTYTTSTVDNPSNSLLFTYVMLEIGTNRPLILTASKASGENFGWSGAFHTTTVAGYSSYSDGTKYLYIHTTYSDPYTAWILLDSISSSRTLTLVNPVKVS, encoded by the coding sequence GTGACGGCAGCACCAGTTGACAAGCCAGAAGCAGTACCTCTAGCGACAGTCAAAGCACTGGCAGTCAGGGAACTTCACAAGTTCCCGGAATTCAACGGGGCAGTCCCAACCAACCCAACCCCCCTCTACTTCCCCGACGGCAGGTTGGCGGCCTACGAATTCAGAATGGTCAAGAATGGAAAAACCATAGGCTACATCATAGTATCAGCCAACAGGAACCTGCCACCGGCAATCCTAGAGGCGGGATTTGGCAAGAAGACTCCGAGCGACATGATGAAAGAACTCGCCGCGAGGAAAGGAGTGAAAACCTACCGCTTTGCATACTTCAGCGGATTGAACTACGGCATCTTAGCCGGAGCCAAAGTTGTGGACATGAAAGGTAGGGAATACAGAAAACCAGAAAAATATATCTTGCAGACTGGAGCATATGCAGGTTCTTGGGATACTGCTACACAGTACACGACCCAAGCTGCTACTTTAATAGACCAGAAAGTATTATGGGACGTACCCAGATGGACAGAAAGTGACCCCGGAGGAGCCAGTGATTCGCTACCGCCAGGAGCCAACAGCATCGGCCAAATATCAACACTTGCGAACTCATATGATTACATAGGCCCAAATGCAGATCCGTGGGATGACTGGGATGGATGTGCTCCAATAGCAGCCTCAATGATAATTGGCTACTACGAAATTCAATATCGTGACAGCTGGTACAAGGAAGCTGTAATAGACATACTACATGAAACCATGCTGACAGATGATGGTGGATGGACTTCAACCTCAAATATCGGCCGAGGCATAGAGAATTTCTATAACCGAGCAATGTATCTCCATTCTGAAGGTGTTCTATATTATGCCCCACACTATACATACACCACTAGCACAGTTGACAATCCAAGTAATTCATTGTTGTTTACCTACGTTATGCTGGAAATAGGGACCAACAGACCCCTGATTTTAACAGCTAGTAAAGCTAGTGGAGAAAACTTCGGATGGTCTGGAGCGTTTCATACAACTACCGTTGCAGGATATAGTTCATATAGCGATGGAACAAAGTATCTGTACATTCACACTACATATTCAGATCCATACACAGCTTGGATCCTATTAGATAGTATAAGCAGTAGTCGGACGTTGACTCTAGTAAATCCTGTAAAGGTCAGTTGA
- a CDS encoding C/D box methylation guide ribonucleoprotein complex aNOP56 subunit (functions along with aFIB and aL7a; guides 2'-O-methylation of ribose to specific sites in RNAs) has protein sequence MKAYIAENVRGIYAFDESGNLIDQRVFSGRPEASLDRLLKGEPSDELISFLDELRERGYDEFVVEDSELGRKLKELGYNATAEFPNIAGEKLRSSPEEFLGEKWFDEYFSVGVALTRLRIQEQSGARDKMIIQAIESLDDIDKVINLLVSRLREWYSLHFPELDEILPKHQQYVAFVKAVGPRENVSEEKLRGLGLPEGKVEKILKAAEKSMGAPLGKFDADIIMKLASEISDLYKLREQIEDYLEMAMDEVAPNLKALVGAKLGARLLSLAGGLKELAMMPASTIQVLGAEKALFRHLRSGAKPPKHGVIFQYPAINRSPWWQRGKIARALAGKLAIAARVDYFSGEYIAEELKQEIEQRIQEIKQKYPNPPKRKAKPEKKKKKKFKGKEKRGKGFGGKKKEKAGKGKKGEKGGKKKKKGKR, from the coding sequence ATGAAAGCTTACATAGCGGAGAACGTCAGGGGCATTTACGCCTTTGACGAGAGCGGTAATCTCATTGATCAGAGGGTCTTCTCCGGAAGGCCGGAAGCGAGCCTTGACAGGCTTTTAAAGGGCGAGCCAAGCGACGAGCTGATTTCTTTCCTCGATGAGCTTAGGGAGAGGGGCTACGACGAGTTCGTGGTGGAGGACTCAGAGCTGGGGAGAAAGCTCAAGGAGCTTGGCTACAACGCCACAGCGGAGTTCCCCAACATAGCAGGAGAGAAGCTCCGCTCCAGTCCGGAAGAGTTTTTGGGGGAGAAGTGGTTCGACGAGTACTTCAGCGTCGGCGTTGCACTGACCAGGCTCCGCATACAGGAGCAGAGCGGCGCGCGCGATAAGATGATAATCCAGGCCATCGAGTCACTCGACGACATCGACAAGGTTATCAACCTGCTCGTTTCCCGCCTGAGGGAGTGGTACAGCCTGCACTTCCCGGAGCTTGACGAGATACTGCCCAAGCACCAGCAGTACGTTGCCTTCGTCAAAGCAGTCGGCCCGAGGGAGAACGTGAGCGAGGAGAAGCTCAGGGGCCTTGGCCTTCCCGAGGGCAAGGTTGAAAAGATTCTGAAGGCCGCTGAAAAGTCCATGGGTGCTCCGCTCGGAAAGTTCGACGCGGACATTATCATGAAGCTCGCGAGCGAGATAAGCGACCTCTACAAGCTCAGGGAGCAGATAGAGGACTACCTTGAGATGGCAATGGACGAGGTTGCCCCGAACCTGAAAGCTCTTGTCGGTGCCAAGCTCGGCGCCAGGCTGCTCAGCCTCGCCGGTGGGCTCAAAGAGCTCGCCATGATGCCTGCATCGACAATACAGGTCCTCGGTGCCGAGAAGGCTCTCTTCAGGCACCTGAGGAGTGGTGCTAAACCTCCAAAGCACGGCGTCATCTTCCAGTATCCGGCAATAAACCGCTCACCGTGGTGGCAGAGGGGTAAGATAGCGAGAGCCTTGGCCGGAAAGCTCGCCATAGCGGCGCGTGTTGACTACTTCTCCGGCGAGTACATAGCTGAGGAGCTGAAGCAGGAGATAGAGCAGCGCATCCAGGAGATAAAGCAGAAGTATCCGAACCCGCCCAAGAGGAAGGCCAAGCCCGAGAAGAAGAAAAAGAAGAAGTTCAAGGGGAAAGAAAAGCGGGGCAAGGGCTTCGGCGGAAAGAAGAAGGAGAAGGCAGGAAAGGGTAAAAAGGGCGAGAAGGGCGGAAAGAAAAAGAAGAAGGGCAAGAGGTGA
- a CDS encoding fibrillarin-like rRNA/tRNA 2'-O-methyltransferase, whose product MRIKKGKFPGVYVFVDEDGSEKIATKNLVPGQKVYGERLIKFEGEEYRVWNPRRSKLAAAILKGLKNFPIKPGSKVLYLGVASGTTASHVSDIVGWEGKVFGVEFSPRVLRELVPLVDERRNIVPILGDATKPEGYRALVPKVDVIFEDVAQPTQAKILIDNAKVYLKSGGYGMISVKSRSIDVTKEPEQVFKEVEKELASYFEVVERLSLEPYEKDHALFVVKKK is encoded by the coding sequence ATGAGGATTAAGAAGGGCAAGTTCCCGGGCGTTTACGTCTTCGTTGATGAGGACGGTAGCGAGAAGATAGCCACTAAGAACCTCGTTCCGGGCCAGAAGGTCTACGGCGAGAGGCTGATCAAGTTTGAGGGTGAGGAATACAGGGTCTGGAACCCGAGGCGCTCAAAGCTCGCCGCGGCAATACTCAAAGGTCTCAAGAACTTCCCGATAAAGCCCGGCTCAAAGGTTCTCTACCTCGGAGTCGCGAGCGGAACGACCGCTTCCCACGTCAGCGACATCGTCGGCTGGGAGGGGAAGGTCTTCGGCGTCGAGTTCTCCCCGAGGGTTCTGAGGGAGCTCGTCCCGCTTGTTGACGAGCGCAGGAACATCGTGCCGATACTCGGCGATGCAACAAAGCCTGAAGGCTACCGCGCGCTTGTCCCTAAGGTTGACGTTATCTTCGAGGATGTGGCCCAACCGACTCAGGCGAAGATACTCATAGACAACGCCAAGGTTTACCTCAAGAGCGGCGGCTACGGCATGATAAGCGTCAAGAGCAGGAGCATCGACGTCACCAAGGAGCCGGAGCAGGTCTTCAAGGAGGTCGAGAAGGAGCTCGCAAGCTACTTTGAGGTCGTCGAACGCCTTAGCTTGGAGCCCTACGAGAAGGACCACGCGCTGTTCGTGGTTAAAAAGAAGTGA
- a CDS encoding TIGR00266 family protein, which produces MKYEIRHRPSFSLLEVELERGEAIQAESGAMVHMSPTIKLETRAKGGVFGALKRSVLGGESFFINTFRAEDGPGTVGLAPAYPGDIEVFELDGTLYAQSGAFLASSEGISIDTKWGGAKTFFGREGLFLLKMTGRGLVFLSSFGAIYKKELHNERFVIDTGHMVAFSEGLDFSIKRVGGLKSTLFSGEGLVAEFYGTGTLYIQTRSVDSFISWMVPHLPTKRE; this is translated from the coding sequence ATGAAGTACGAGATAAGGCACAGGCCGAGCTTCTCCCTGCTTGAGGTGGAGCTTGAGAGGGGTGAGGCCATACAGGCGGAGTCCGGGGCCATGGTCCACATGAGCCCCACGATAAAGCTCGAAACCAGGGCAAAGGGGGGCGTTTTTGGGGCCTTAAAGCGTTCGGTACTCGGTGGAGAGAGCTTCTTCATAAACACCTTTAGGGCTGAAGATGGTCCCGGAACCGTTGGGCTGGCGCCCGCGTATCCCGGTGACATCGAGGTCTTTGAACTGGACGGGACACTCTACGCCCAGAGCGGTGCTTTCCTGGCCAGCTCGGAGGGGATAAGTATCGACACCAAGTGGGGCGGTGCGAAGACCTTCTTTGGACGGGAGGGTCTGTTCCTCCTCAAGATGACTGGAAGGGGGCTCGTGTTCCTCTCCAGCTTTGGGGCAATATACAAGAAGGAGCTCCACAACGAGCGCTTCGTGATAGACACCGGGCACATGGTGGCCTTCAGCGAGGGGCTGGACTTTAGCATAAAGCGGGTCGGAGGGCTCAAGAGCACTCTCTTCAGCGGTGAGGGACTAGTTGCCGAGTTCTACGGAACGGGGACACTCTATATCCAGACGCGCAGTGTGGACAGCTTTATAAGTTGGATGGTGCCGCACCTGCCGACAAAAAGGGAATGA